The segment AGAAAATAGTGAAGTGTCTTCAAATACCGGGAGCTCCATTAGTTGATATCCAGCTAACTTGGCGGGAGCGATCAGAGATTCACGGACCCATTCAAAGGCAGCCGAAAGTGGGGGTGCGTATTCGCTTACCCCTTTTGGCGCTTGAATCTTTTCGTACTTCATGCCTGTAATTCTTTCAGATATGGATTATTTTTTCGCTCGAATTTAATTGTTGTCTCTGGACCGTGTCCTGGCAACACTCGCAAGCCATCATTCAAGGGAAGTACTCTTGTTTTTAGGGTCTTTTGCATCGCTTCATGCGATCCTGAAGGCAAATCAGTGCGTCCGATCGACCCTGCAAATAGAACATCTCCAGTAATCAACAACTCGTCATTGATTGTAAACATAGTGCTCCCCCGCGTATGGCCCGGAGCATGAATCGCGGTGATCTTCATATCTAATAGATCGATCTCATCGCCATGTCGTAAGTTTTTAACTTCATTTGGTTCTTCAAATTTCATGGCATCAAGCGTTTGAATAAATTCAGCGCCATGTGCACCTTGTGGTTTTAGAAGTAAATCTCGATCTTCGGTGTGAATATAAGAGGAAATTCCATATCCATCGGCAAGTGGCTTTACTGAGAATGTGTGATCAAGATGGCCGTGGGTGATTAAAGCTGCAACTGGTTTCAAACCATGTTCAGAAATGAGAGCCTCAATCTCATGTGAAATATCTGGCATACCTGGATCGACGATGATGCACTCTTGGCCAGGTCCTGCAGCGATCACCCAACAGTTTGTGGCAAACATAGGGGCTACAAAAGAGGTAACTAACATCGCCTCACCCCCTAATTTTCGCGCGCAAATAGGCGCAAACTTTCCCCAATAAGTAAGACAGGGTACCTTTTATCTCCGCAAGACCTCATCTGCACACTCAAACAACGAAGGCGAAATCGCCGACGCGCTGAAAGGGAACACTATGACCGAGCAAATCAATCCAGGATCAATCAACATCACACCAGCCAATGCAAGTGCAGCATCTGCGCTAATTGGAGATCCATCAAAGTTCGGTCGAGTCGCAGAAGATGGCACGGTTTATGTTCGTACTCCAGAAGGCGAAAAGGCCGTTGGTTCATATCCCGGAAAAACCGCTGAAGAAGCGTTGCAATATTTTGTAAGAAAATTTGAAGCTCTAGCATCCGAGGTCGCGCTGACCGCAGCCCGCATCACAAGCGGCGCCATGGTTCCAGATGATGCGTATGAAGCAGTCAAGAAGTTACGTCAGCAAGTCCGCGAGTTAAATGGTGTTGGCGATCTCGCAGCACTCGCTGCCTCAGTTGATCAGATTGAGCCACTAATCGAAGGTCACCGCGAAGCATATGAAGCCAAGAAGGTTGCAGAAGCTGCGGTAAAAGCTGCGCGTCGTGAACAAGTAATGGTTGAGAAAGAGAAGATTGTTTCTGAAGCTGAATCGCTAGCGCTCTCTGAAAATTGGAAGGTAACCGGAGATCGCTTAAAAACACTGCTCGAAGAGTGGAAGTCAGCTCCTCGGCTAGATAAGAAAGTAGATGGAGAACTTTGGAAGCGTTTTTCTGCATCACGCAATAAGTTTGATAAGCGTCGTAGAACTCATTTTGCAACTCTAGAAGAGACATCGGCAAAGGTATCTGCGGCTAAGAAAGCACTTGTTGAGCAGGCTTCTAAACTTGCTACCTCCACCGATTGGGTTGCCACTGCGCGTGCTTTCAAAACTCTTATGGATCAATGGAAGGCTGCCGGTCGCGGTAAGCCAAGTGAAGATGCCAAGCTTTGGGCTAAGTTCAAAGCGTCACAAGATCATTTCTTCACCGCAAAGAACGCTGATCTTGAAAAGCGCGAAGTTTCAATGGTTGCAAACCTAGCCAAGCGCGAAGAGTTGATAGTTCAGATTGAGGCGCTAGTGCCATTTACTGATGTAAAAGCCGCGAAGAACTCGTTCCGCGAACTTTCTCGCTCTTGGGAGAAGATCGGCATTACTCATCGTGACAAGCGAGCAGCAATGGATGCGCGAGTAGCTAAAGTCGAAGAAGCGATAAAAAGTGCTGAGGCTGAGATCTGGCGTAAGACAGATCCAGCTGCAAAGGCTCGTGCTGCCGATGTGGTTAAGCAGCTGTCTGATTCAATCGCTAACTACGAGAAGATTGCGGCGAAATCAACCTCTGCCGGAAATGCGAAGAAGGCACAAGAAGCCCTTGATTCAGCTGCTGCTCGTAAGGTCTGGTTGGCCGAGGCTGAAAAGTCTCTCGCTGAATTTAACTAAACTTTACTTTCTTAAAACTATCGAGTTAGTTGCGATAGACGTCGTAGACGCCTTCAACGGCGCGTACTGCAGCTAAGACTGAGTCGAGATGCGTCGCATCTGCCATTTCAAAGGTGAACTTGCTGATCGCGGTTCGATCCTTTGAGGTATTCACTGCAGCGCTTAAAATATTTACATGCTGTTCAGATAGCGCTCTCGTTACATCTGCCAACAAACGTGATCGATCTAGCGCCTCTACTTGGATATTTACTAGGAATACGCTTCCGGCTCCATCGAGCCAGCGCACCTTTGCAATTCGTTCGCCTTGATTTAACTGCAAGTCAGCAGCGTTGATGCAATCATCGCGATGGACTGAGATGCCACTTCCTTTGGTGATAAATCCGATAATTCCATCTCCAGGAACTGGCGTACAGCAGCGGGCTAGCTTCACTAGCACATCGCCCACGCCTTCAACTTCGATTGCGCTACTTGAACGTCTGATTGAGTGGGATCCGGTTGGAATAACATCGATAGTTGGTTCAGGGTGCGAATCTTCCACGCCTAGCGAAACAACTAATTTTTCAATAATGGAAGCTGCAGAAACATGCCCATCTCCTACAGCGCTATAGAGCGCAGAGATATCGGGATAGCGCAGTTCGTGTGCCAGCTCCAGTAAAGAATGTCCTGCAAAGATTTTCTGAAGTGGTAGTCCTGCTTTACGCATTTGACGCGCAATAGATTCGCGCCCAGCATCAATCGCTTCCTCGCGACGCTCTTTGCTGAAGTGCGCTTTGATCTTCGATCTGGCTCGAGGAGATTTAACAAAGTTAAGCCAATCGCGTGATGGCCCTGCGTTTTCGCTCTTATTGGTAACTATCTCGATCACATCACCATTAACTAAGCGGGTATCAAGTGGAACTAAGCGACCATTTACTTTTGCGCCAGCGCATTTGCTGCCGACATCTGTATGCACTGAGTATGCGAAGTCGACAGGTGTAGATCCACCAGGAAGAGCAATCACGCTCCCCTTTGGAGTAAATACGAAGACTTCGGGACTGCCTAAATCAAAACGAAGCGCTTCGAGGAATTCTGAAGGATCCTCAGTCTCTTTCTGCCACTCGTGCAACTGGCGTAGCCAAAGCATCTCTGGTGAGGAGTTCTTTGACTCATTGCCTTGCTTGTACTTCCAGTGCGCTGCGATTCCGAATTCAGCACGGGAATGCATCTCAAAAGTTCTAATCTGGATTTCTATCGCCTTGCCGTTTGGCCCAATCACCGTAGTATGCAATGACTGGTATAGATTGAATTTTGGCATTGCGATGTAATCTTTAAATCGTCCTGGCACAGGCGACCAGCGAGCGTGAATCGAACCAAGAACCGCGTAGCAATCCTTGACGTCATTTACCAAGACGCGAATACCGACTAAGTCATAGATATCGTTGAAATCGCGTCCTCGCACCACCATCTTCTGATAGACGCTGAAATAATGTTTTTTGCGCCCTGTAACTGTCGCAGTGATCGCATCTCGATCTAGATCACTTTGCACCGCATCAATTACCTCTTGTGACAGCGCATCGCGGGAAGGCGAACGCTCGGCAACTAGCCGGGAAATCTCTTCAAACTTCTTAGGTTCCAGAACCTCGAAGGAGAGGTCTTCCAGCTCCCATTTAATTGCATTCATACCTAAGCGGTGCGCTAGAGGGGCATAAATATCTAAAGTTTCACGTGCTTTTCGCTCAGCGCTCTCAGTGCTAACAAACTTCCAAGTGCGCGCATTATGTAATCGATCTGCAAGTTTTATCACCAGTACTCGAATGTCGCGCGACATGGCAACGACCATCTTGCGAACCGTCTCAGCCTCAGCGGTCGGACCGTAAGTTAATTTATCTAACTTGGTGACTCCATCAACTAAGTTAGCAATCTCGTCGCCGAAATCAGAACGCAATTGGGTGAGCGAGTAAGGCGTATCTTCAACGGTGTCGTGCAGAAGGGAGGCGATTATTGTTGTGTCATTTAAACCAAGTTCAGCCAGAATCTGCGAAACCGCAACGGGGTGAGTTATGTACTCTTCACCGGATTTACGCATTTGCCCTACATGGGCCTGCTTTGCGATTTCAAAAGCGCGCTCAACTTCAGAGAGCCGACTTGTTGGGTGGCTCTCTTTAAGTGTTGCTAATAGTGGTGCAACTAGAGCGTTCAAAGGCTGCGCCTTACTTGCGACCCTTGCGCTTTGGTTGATTGCGAGGTCCGCGACCAACGCTTGGGCGTATCGCCGCTCTCTCACTATTTGCACTCACTGATGCTGAGACTGGATCTGCTCCCCCGCGCGATGCAACTCGCTTTGCAAGTGCTTGCATCGCTGGTTCCTTCTCGCGAAGTGATGCCAGGAATGGTGGAGCGATAAAGATTGAAGAGTAAGTACCAACTGCAAGCCCGATAAACAAAGCAAGGGATAGATCCTTGAGAGTTCCGGCGCCAAGTAAGCCAGCACCTACAAAGAGGATCGCACCAACTGGAAGAAGTGCAATCAAAGAAGTGTTAGCAGAACGCACGATTGTCTGATTAACAGCCAAGTTTGCCGCTTGTGAATATGTAACTTTGCCCACTGCAGCAACAGATTTGGTGTTCTCGCGAACCTTATCGAATACAACAACGGTGTCATACAGCGAATAACCAAGGATCGTTAAGAATCCGATCACAGTTGCGGGGGTAACATCGAACCCGACGAGTGCATAGATTCCAACTGTAATAAAGACGTCATGCACAACGGCCACGATCGCAGAAACTGCCATCTTGGGTTCAAAGATCATCGTCAAGAAGATCATAATTACGATTAAGAATGCGATAAGTCCGTACAGCGCCTTCTTGGTAATTTCCTTACCCCATGAAGGTCCGATCAACTGAGTATCGATTGATTCAAGCGGCACATTAAAGGCGATAGTCAAAGCCTTTTCAACCGCCGTTGACTGTGCCGCAGAAAGCGCACCAGTCTGAACCTTTACTTTGTCATCACCGATCTTCTGAACAATGATTTCTCCTGGAATATCAACATCTGCAACAGCGGCGCGTGCTTGTTCAACTGTCGTGCCCGCCTTATTTACTGTGTAAGAAGAACCACCCTTAAATTCGATTCCAAGGTGAAGACCTTGAATCAAGAGGGCACCTATTGATAGCAAGATGAAAATTGCTGAGATTGAGTACCAACGACGGCGATTACCAACGATGTTAAATGAAGTTTCGCCAGAGTAAAGACGACCGCCAAGACCTGAGATTTTTACCATGGCTTATGCCTCCAATGTTGAAACAGACTGGGTAGAAACAGTTTTGGTTGAATCAGTTGTGATCGATGCAGTTCTATAATTCTTCATACCGATGCTCTTAGGCGATAGCCCCGAAAGCGGATGACCGGAAGAGAAGAATTTAACTCCGGCCAAGATGCTCACCATTGGCTTGGTGAAGAAGAAGACGATAATTAAATCGACAAGTGTTGTGAGACCTAGAGTGAAAGCAAAGCCACGTACGCCACCAACTGCGAAGAAGTAGAGCAAAGCAGCCGCAATCAGAGAAACAGCATCTGCAACCAAAATCGTGTGACGCGCCTTAGCCCAACCACTTTCAACCGCAGAGCGGATTGAACGGCCTTCACGCGCTTCATCGCGGATACGTTCGAAGAAGACGATAAATGAGTCTGCGGTAACACCGATCGCCACAATGGCACCAGCGATACCTGCCAAGGTGAGAGTAAATCCAATCGTTTCACCGAGTACTAGGAAGAGCAGGTAAACAATTGCAGCTGCTAGCGCAAGTGAACCAACTACTACGAGACCGAGTCCGCGATAGTAAAGAAGTGAATAGATAAGAACTAAACCAAGTCCCAACGCGCCAGCCAAAAGGCCAGCGCTTAACTGGTCAGCGCCCAGGGTTGGTGATACTTGCTGCACCTCACCGCGGTCGAATGCCAACGGCAAAGCTCCGTATTTAAGAACATTTGCAAGATCTTGCGCTTCAACTTGTGAGAAAGACCCAGTGATCTGAGCATTTCCTGATGGAATCGCTTCATTAATTCTTGGTGCAGAAACAACTAGACCATCGAGAACAATCGCAACTTGATTGAGCGGTGATTGCAGCGAAGTTACGCGGTTAGTTAGTGCGCCAAATGCCTTTGTGCCATCGCCATTGAAGGTTAGAGAAACAAACCAAGCAAGGCCTTGTGATGGGTCATATCCAGCCTCGGCGGAAGAGACTTGAGTTCCGAGAACTTCGGCTGGAGCGAGAATGTACTTTGCACCGCCATCGCGAGAACAAGAAACAATTGTGTCGGCCGGACTATCAGCGCCAGTACCTTCACGACTAGCAGGATCGGTGCAATCAAGTGCGGCGTACTTCGCATTGAGATCAGCGTTAACGCCGGCTGCAGGTGTTGCAGCAGTTGAAGTGTCAGCAGGATTTGATATGCCAGAACCTTCTGCTAGTACCTGACGAAAACGAAGCTCTGCAGTTTGGCCAACAAGATCCACAACGCGACGTCCGCTATCTCCTGGAACAGAGATAACGATCTGTCGATTGGTTCCGCTTCCTTGAGCAGTTACTTCACTCTCTGCTACACCAATTGAGTCAACGCGTTGGCGAATAATTGAGACTGCTTGATCTATCGCCTCAGAAGTTACCTTGTTGGAGTCATTTGACGCTCGGGGTTGCAGCGTCACGCTGGTTCCGCCTCGAAGATCGAGACCTAGCTTGACCGAAGAAACACCCTGGATAAAGGTGGTTGCAAGTAGACCGAAGATAATGAGCGCCAGAATCAAAAGGGCGCGGCCAGAGCGGGCAGGGCTCTTCACAGTTTTATTTGGTGTGGACATAAGAGCAGAGTCTATGCGTTGGGCGCGGGCGTGTCGAAAAGGGTTGCGATCCCAGCAGGAGGGGTTCGCCCTAAATGGCGCCACCCGAGTTCGGTGGCGATACGACCCCGCGGAGTGCGGGCCATAAAACCATTTCTTACCAAGAATGGCTCAGCCACGGCTTCGACCGTTTCCGTCTCTTCACCCACTGCAATCGCCAGCGTTGAAAGACCAACCGGTCCCCCATTAAATCGCTCGATAAGTGCGGTCAGCACTGAACGATCTAGTCGATCCAAACCTTTCTCATCTACTTCATACATTTCAAGCGCGGCCATCGCATCTGAGTGAGTGAGGGCATTTGCAGCTTTAGCGCTGGTTCCACCACTTGTGCGAACTTGGGCATAGTCGCGGACGCGACGCAATAAACGATTGGCGATACGTGGTGTGCCGCGAGACCTGCCAGCAACTTCAAGTACCGCCTCTTCTTCAATTGTCAGTTGCAGTAAAGCAGCGCTGCGACGAATTACTTCAGCAAGTTCAGTGGACTCATAGAAATCAAGATGTGCAGTAAAGCCGAAGCGATCCCTCAGCGGACTAGGAAGTAATCCTGCGCGTGTAGTTGCCCCAACTAATGTAAAGCGCGGCAGTTGTAATGGAATCGCAGTTGCTCCCGGTCCTTTACCTACGACAACATCAACGCGGAAATCCTCCATTGCAAGGTAGAGAAGTTCTTCAGCAGGTCTTGGCAAACGGTGAATCTCATCCAAGAAGAGAATCTCTCCTTCAACTAGTGAAGATAAAATCGCCGCTAAATCTCCAGCGTGAGTGATCGCAGGACCGCTGGTTATACGAATCGGTGTTTGCATTTCGCTAGCTAAAATCAAAGCAAGAGTTGTCTTTCCGAGTCCGGGTGGACCGCTAAGCAGGATGTGATCGGCGGCCGAGCCGCGTGAACGTGCTGCTGATAACAAGACATCAATCTGATCTCGAACGCGATGCTGTCCAATGAAATCATCGAGAGTCTTTGGACGTAGCGCGTGTTCGGCAGCTGAGTCATCCTGACTAAATTCTGGCGCTACTAAACGATCATCGCTCATATCGTTAGCCACTTTAACGCCCACCTTGCGAAAGTGCGCGCTTTAAGAGATCGGAGAGTTCAAGAGTTTGCGCATCGACGCCATCTTCAGAAAGCCGCGCTACTACTTGTGAAATTGCCGCATCTGAATCTTTAGCGCTAAATCCGAGCGAGACAAGTGCGCTAGTTAATTGTTCACGCCAAACTGGTTGATGGCGATCACTCTTCGAAGAGGTTCCAAAATCAGTTAACTTGCCCTTTAACTCAAGGATTAAACGCTGTGCACCCTTGCGGCCAATTCCAGGAACCTTTTCAATAGCAGAGATATCTTCCTGGGCTACAGCAACGGCTAACTGCGATGGTGATAGCGCCGAAACAATTGAGAGTGCAACCTTTGGACCAATTCCACTAACTGTCTGAACTAATTCGAAAAGCGCACGATCTCCGTCTTCTAGAAAACCATAAAGCGTTAGCGCATCCTCACGAACCACCAGAGTTGTAAACAACTGGACCTGAACACCGATATTCAACTGAGCGGAAGTTTTCTGCGTAACTGCTAGAGATAGACCGACTCCGCCGACTTCAACTATTACCCTATCTAGCGAAATAGAGCGGACAACGCCGTTTACAAGTGAAATCATTTGCGCACCAACTTGGCTAGCCGTGATTTTTCAGCAGCAAGTGCTGATTCAATCTTGCTATTGCCGCCGCCACGCCAAATGTGGCAGATGGCAAGTGCCAGCGCATCGGTGCTATCGACAGGTTTAGGAATCTCAGTTAAGGAAAGTAATCTCTTGACCATCTCAGCCACTTGCACTTTATTTGCGCGACCTGAACCAGTTACCGCAGCTTTAACTTCACTTGGTGTGTGCATTACAACTGGGATTCCCGCTCTTGCGGCAACTAGCAATGCGATACCGGCAGCTTGTCCGGTGCCCATGACAGTACGAACATTGTGTTGCGAGAAAACTCTCTCAACAGCGATGCGATCAGGTTGATATTTACTCACCCAACTGGTGATCTCTTCTTCGAGTTGCAAGAGACGCTGTTCTAGAGGGTTATCACTTGGAGTCTTGATGACCCCCACGCTAATCAACTTAAGTGGCGAGCCAGGTAGGCCTTCAATAACCCCTATGCCGCAGCGCGTAAGGCCTGGGTCGATACCCAAAACTCTCAGCGTTGCTTGGCTCATAACTTCAAAGCCTATGTCCGAGTCCGCAAAGAGCTAGGAAAGGCTCGCCATAACCTCGTCTGAGACATCGAAGTTGCTGTAAACATTCTGCACATCATCCAACTCTTCAATGGCATCAATTAGTTCGAAGACCTTGGTGGCACCTTCTGCATCCAAGGGAATGGACATCGATGGCAAGAATGATGAATCGGCGGATTCGTAATCAAGGCCTGAGTTCTGCAACGCTGTGCGAACTGCAACCAGATCGCTAGCCTCACAGACAACCTCAAAAGATTCACCTAAATCGTTTACTTCTTCGGCTCCGGCTTCAAGCACAGACTCGAGAATTTTCTCTTCAGTTACCGACTCCGCCTTAGCAATGATGATTACACCCTTGCGATTAAAGAGATAGGAAACTGATCCGGGATCTGCCATTGAACCACCGTTGCGAGTTACGGCTACACGAACTTCTGAAGCTGCGCGATTTCGGCTATCAGATAAACATTCAATCATGATCGCAACGCCATTTGGACCGTAACCTTCGTACATAATTGTCTGCCAGTCAGATCCGCCAGATTCGAGTCCAGCGCCACGCTTTACCGCTCTTTCGATGTTATCGGCGGGCATCGAGTTTTTCTTTGCCTTTGCGATCGCATCAAAGAGAGTTGGATTGCCATCAACATCTGGCCCACCATTACGTGATGCAACTTCAATGGCCTTAATGAGTTTTGCAAAGTTCTTTGCACGGCGGCTATCGATTACCGCTTTCTTATGCTTTGTCGTTGCCCATTTGGAATGGCCTGACATGGCGTAACCTCAAACTTTCACTCTCGTTGAGCGGTATCTAAACCGCGTAATTCACTTCGCTTACTTTATCGCGCCTGTACAGACTTGATCAAAGAAGTAGCGATGTACGCGTAAATCTCCAGTTAACTCGGGATGGAATGAGGTTGCCAAGAGCCTTCCTTGTCGAACAGCCACCGCGTGCGATCCCTTCGCAGTTTTCACTGTTGCTAGGACCTCGGCCGTTGCGCCGACTTCTTCTACCCAAGGCGCACGAATGAAGACCGCGTGAAGATTGCCGCCTTGAAAATCAAGATCGCTTTCAAAGGAATCAACTTGGCGACCAAAGGCATTTCTTCGCACGGTCATATCAATGCCACCGAAAGTTTCTTGACCATCCGATCCATCAATAATTCGATCAGCTAAAAGAATCATTCCTGCGCATGATCCATAGACCGGCATACCTGATTTGATTCGATCTCTTATCGGCTGCATCAAGTTAAAGGTATTTGCAAGATGTGCAATCGTTGTTGATTCTCCCCCAGGAAGAATCAGCGCATCTACTTCAGCAAGCTCTTCTGGACGACGCACAGTTAGCGCAGCATGGCCAGCGCTCTTTGCTGCAACGAGGTGTTCGCGAAAATCACCTTGAAGAGCGAGAACGCCAATCTTCATTTTCTAATTAACTACCAGCCGCGATCAGCTAAGCGATGTGGTGCAGGAAGATCAGCGACATTGATTCCAACCATCGCTTCACCCAGACCACGTGAGGCATCGGCAATTACTTTTGCATCCTCGAAGAATGTGGTTGCTTTAACGCAAGCAGCTGCGCGAGTTGCAGGATCGCCTGACTTGAAGATTCCTGAGCCAATGAATACGCCGTCAGCGCCCATCTGCATCATTAAAGCCGCATCGGCAGGAGTTGCGATACCACCAGCAGTAAATAGAACGACAGGAAGTTTTCCGGTCTCAGCTACTTCTTTAAC is part of the Candidatus Planktophila lacus genome and harbors:
- a CDS encoding MBL fold metallo-hydrolase — its product is MLVTSFVAPMFATNCWVIAAGPGQECIIVDPGMPDISHEIEALISEHGLKPVAALITHGHLDHTFSVKPLADGYGISSYIHTEDRDLLLKPQGAHGAEFIQTLDAMKFEEPNEVKNLRHGDEIDLLDMKITAIHAPGHTRGSTMFTINDELLITGDVLFAGSIGRTDLPSGSHEAMQKTLKTRVLPLNDGLRVLPGHGPETTIKFERKNNPYLKELQA
- a CDS encoding DUF349 domain-containing protein; translated protein: MTEQINPGSINITPANASAASALIGDPSKFGRVAEDGTVYVRTPEGEKAVGSYPGKTAEEALQYFVRKFEALASEVALTAARITSGAMVPDDAYEAVKKLRQQVRELNGVGDLAALAASVDQIEPLIEGHREAYEAKKVAEAAVKAARREQVMVEKEKIVSEAESLALSENWKVTGDRLKTLLEEWKSAPRLDKKVDGELWKRFSASRNKFDKRRRTHFATLEETSAKVSAAKKALVEQASKLATSTDWVATARAFKTLMDQWKAAGRGKPSEDAKLWAKFKASQDHFFTAKNADLEKREVSMVANLAKREELIVQIEALVPFTDVKAAKNSFRELSRSWEKIGITHRDKRAAMDARVAKVEEAIKSAEAEIWRKTDPAAKARAADVVKQLSDSIANYEKIAAKSTSAGNAKKAQEALDSAAARKVWLAEAEKSLAEFN
- a CDS encoding RelA/SpoT family protein → MNALVAPLLATLKESHPTSRLSEVERAFEIAKQAHVGQMRKSGEEYITHPVAVSQILAELGLNDTTIIASLLHDTVEDTPYSLTQLRSDFGDEIANLVDGVTKLDKLTYGPTAEAETVRKMVVAMSRDIRVLVIKLADRLHNARTWKFVSTESAERKARETLDIYAPLAHRLGMNAIKWELEDLSFEVLEPKKFEEISRLVAERSPSRDALSQEVIDAVQSDLDRDAITATVTGRKKHYFSVYQKMVVRGRDFNDIYDLVGIRVLVNDVKDCYAVLGSIHARWSPVPGRFKDYIAMPKFNLYQSLHTTVIGPNGKAIEIQIRTFEMHSRAEFGIAAHWKYKQGNESKNSSPEMLWLRQLHEWQKETEDPSEFLEALRFDLGSPEVFVFTPKGSVIALPGGSTPVDFAYSVHTDVGSKCAGAKVNGRLVPLDTRLVNGDVIEIVTNKSENAGPSRDWLNFVKSPRARSKIKAHFSKERREEAIDAGRESIARQMRKAGLPLQKIFAGHSLLELAHELRYPDISALYSAVGDGHVSAASIIEKLVVSLGVEDSHPEPTIDVIPTGSHSIRRSSSAIEVEGVGDVLVKLARCCTPVPGDGIIGFITKGSGISVHRDDCINAADLQLNQGERIAKVRWLDGAGSVFLVNIQVEALDRSRLLADVTRALSEQHVNILSAAVNTSKDRTAISKFTFEMADATHLDSVLAAVRAVEGVYDVYRN
- the secF gene encoding protein translocase subunit SecF; translation: MVKISGLGGRLYSGETSFNIVGNRRRWYSISAIFILLSIGALLIQGLHLGIEFKGGSSYTVNKAGTTVEQARAAVADVDIPGEIIVQKIGDDKVKVQTGALSAAQSTAVEKALTIAFNVPLESIDTQLIGPSWGKEITKKALYGLIAFLIVIMIFLTMIFEPKMAVSAIVAVVHDVFITVGIYALVGFDVTPATVIGFLTILGYSLYDTVVVFDKVRENTKSVAAVGKVTYSQAANLAVNQTIVRSANTSLIALLPVGAILFVGAGLLGAGTLKDLSLALFIGLAVGTYSSIFIAPPFLASLREKEPAMQALAKRVASRGGADPVSASVSANSERAAIRPSVGRGPRNQPKRKGRK
- the secD gene encoding protein translocase subunit SecD; translation: MSTPNKTVKSPARSGRALLILALIIFGLLATTFIQGVSSVKLGLDLRGGTSVTLQPRASNDSNKVTSEAIDQAVSIIRQRVDSIGVAESEVTAQGSGTNRQIVISVPGDSGRRVVDLVGQTAELRFRQVLAEGSGISNPADTSTAATPAAGVNADLNAKYAALDCTDPASREGTGADSPADTIVSCSRDGGAKYILAPAEVLGTQVSSAEAGYDPSQGLAWFVSLTFNGDGTKAFGALTNRVTSLQSPLNQVAIVLDGLVVSAPRINEAIPSGNAQITGSFSQVEAQDLANVLKYGALPLAFDRGEVQQVSPTLGADQLSAGLLAGALGLGLVLIYSLLYYRGLGLVVVGSLALAAAIVYLLFLVLGETIGFTLTLAGIAGAIVAIGVTADSFIVFFERIRDEAREGRSIRSAVESGWAKARHTILVADAVSLIAAALLYFFAVGGVRGFAFTLGLTTLVDLIIVFFFTKPMVSILAGVKFFSSGHPLSGLSPKSIGMKNYRTASITTDSTKTVSTQSVSTLEA
- the ruvB gene encoding Holliday junction branch migration DNA helicase RuvB, with amino-acid sequence MSDDRLVAPEFSQDDSAAEHALRPKTLDDFIGQHRVRDQIDVLLSAARSRGSAADHILLSGPPGLGKTTLALILASEMQTPIRITSGPAITHAGDLAAILSSLVEGEILFLDEIHRLPRPAEELLYLAMEDFRVDVVVGKGPGATAIPLQLPRFTLVGATTRAGLLPSPLRDRFGFTAHLDFYESTELAEVIRRSAALLQLTIEEEAVLEVAGRSRGTPRIANRLLRRVRDYAQVRTSGGTSAKAANALTHSDAMAALEMYEVDEKGLDRLDRSVLTALIERFNGGPVGLSTLAIAVGEETETVEAVAEPFLVRNGFMARTPRGRIATELGWRHLGRTPPAGIATLFDTPAPNA
- the ruvA gene encoding Holliday junction branch migration protein RuvA → MISLVNGVVRSISLDRVIVEVGGVGLSLAVTQKTSAQLNIGVQVQLFTTLVVREDALTLYGFLEDGDRALFELVQTVSGIGPKVALSIVSALSPSQLAVAVAQEDISAIEKVPGIGRKGAQRLILELKGKLTDFGTSSKSDRHQPVWREQLTSALVSLGFSAKDSDAAISQVVARLSEDGVDAQTLELSDLLKRALSQGGR
- the ruvC gene encoding crossover junction endodeoxyribonuclease RuvC, yielding MSQATLRVLGIDPGLTRCGIGVIEGLPGSPLKLISVGVIKTPSDNPLEQRLLQLEEEITSWVSKYQPDRIAVERVFSQHNVRTVMGTGQAAGIALLVAARAGIPVVMHTPSEVKAAVTGSGRANKVQVAEMVKRLLSLTEIPKPVDSTDALALAICHIWRGGGNSKIESALAAEKSRLAKLVRK
- a CDS encoding YebC/PmpR family DNA-binding transcriptional regulator yields the protein MSGHSKWATTKHKKAVIDSRRAKNFAKLIKAIEVASRNGGPDVDGNPTLFDAIAKAKKNSMPADNIERAVKRGAGLESGGSDWQTIMYEGYGPNGVAIMIECLSDSRNRAASEVRVAVTRNGGSMADPGSVSYLFNRKGVIIIAKAESVTEEKILESVLEAGAEEVNDLGESFEVVCEASDLVAVRTALQNSGLDYESADSSFLPSMSIPLDAEGATKVFELIDAIEELDDVQNVYSNFDVSDEVMASLS
- the pdxT gene encoding pyridoxal 5'-phosphate synthase glutaminase subunit PdxT — encoded protein: MKIGVLALQGDFREHLVAAKSAGHAALTVRRPEELAEVDALILPGGESTTIAHLANTFNLMQPIRDRIKSGMPVYGSCAGMILLADRIIDGSDGQETFGGIDMTVRRNAFGRQVDSFESDLDFQGGNLHAVFIRAPWVEEVGATAEVLATVKTAKGSHAVAVRQGRLLATSFHPELTGDLRVHRYFFDQVCTGAIK